One genomic region from Euzebya tangerina encodes:
- a CDS encoding alpha/beta fold hydrolase: MDLDTGYPLKTLDLNGPVRYVDVAGPSADAPTLVLVHGLGSSHLSWLPLIPHLRDRYRVLAMDLPGFGFSEPGIRTARVRDNADVTVRFIRSLADAPVTIAGNSMGGTVSTLVLARNPELLEGMILVDPALPATVNRDTIREADPKLTLFFALYNIPRVGERFMRWRREKWTPRQAVQILMEGVCADPDAVDPDLFDLFVRSAEARRDLPWSDAAFLQAERSMMRTLTKHKASYLATLQTASVPVLLVHGDQDKLVNVESARRLASTSPGMTYHELAGIGHVPQIECPERLAEIIASWRGSVAARSEVGGLPAAQAREVHPPGQAAAEPSPPSNVPTA, translated from the coding sequence ATGGATCTCGACACCGGATACCCGCTGAAGACCCTGGACCTCAACGGTCCCGTCCGCTACGTCGACGTCGCCGGCCCCTCGGCGGACGCGCCGACCCTGGTCCTGGTGCACGGGCTGGGATCGTCCCACCTCTCGTGGCTCCCACTGATCCCCCACCTGCGGGACCGGTACCGCGTCCTCGCGATGGACCTGCCGGGGTTCGGCTTCTCCGAACCCGGAATCCGCACGGCCCGGGTGCGGGACAACGCTGATGTCACGGTCCGGTTCATCCGCTCCCTCGCGGACGCACCTGTCACCATCGCCGGCAACTCGATGGGCGGAACGGTCTCCACGCTGGTCCTGGCCCGGAACCCCGAACTCCTCGAGGGGATGATCCTGGTCGACCCCGCGCTGCCCGCCACGGTCAACCGGGACACCATCCGCGAGGCCGACCCGAAGCTCACCCTCTTCTTCGCGCTGTACAACATCCCGCGCGTCGGCGAGCGGTTCATGCGGTGGCGTCGTGAGAAGTGGACCCCGCGGCAGGCCGTGCAGATCCTCATGGAGGGCGTGTGCGCCGACCCGGATGCCGTCGACCCCGACCTCTTCGACCTCTTCGTTCGCAGCGCGGAGGCCCGACGGGACCTGCCTTGGTCGGACGCGGCCTTCCTGCAGGCGGAGCGGTCGATGATGCGGACCCTCACCAAGCACAAGGCCTCGTACCTGGCCACCCTGCAGACCGCCTCGGTGCCCGTGCTGTTGGTCCACGGCGACCAGGACAAGCTGGTCAACGTCGAGTCGGCCCGTCGCCTCGCCAGCACGAGCCCTGGGATGACCTATCACGAGCTGGCCGGCATCGGGCACGTCCCGCAGATCGAGTGCCCCGAGCGGCTGGCCGAGATCATCGCGTCGTGGCGGGGCTCGGTGGCTGCTCGGTCGGAGGTGGGTGGACTTCCCGCCGCTCAGGCGCGGGAAGTCCACCCACCCGGCCAGGCAGCCGCCGAGCCGTCCCCTCCGTCGAACGTTCCCACCGCCTGA
- a CDS encoding antitoxin, translating into MGFADKAKDMLGDAKETAEGLAKEHGDKIDGAIDKATEFVTDKTPDSVDDKVRAAAEKAKDAVDQLEGEPDTPHPPSAPN; encoded by the coding sequence ATGGGATTTGCTGACAAGGCCAAGGACATGCTGGGCGACGCCAAGGAGACGGCAGAGGGCCTGGCCAAGGAGCACGGCGACAAGATCGACGGGGCCATCGACAAGGCCACCGAGTTCGTCACCGACAAGACGCCGGACAGCGTGGACGACAAGGTCCGCGCCGCCGCCGAGAAGGCCAAGGACGCGGTCGACCAGTTGGAGGGTGAGCCGGACACGCCGCACCCGCCGTCCGCCCCCAACTGA
- a CDS encoding ATP-binding protein: MSDMYVGVGVTEGERADERTIIESEDLTTHGVIVGMTGSGKTGLGVIAIEEALLGGIPALVIDPKGDMANLCLRFPDFAASDFAPWVDEGEATKGGQSIEELAAATAAMWQEGLRGSGVTDEQVRTYADVPMTVYTPGATTGVGLNLVGSLDAPEGVDATAAQDEISDTVSGLLALVGIESDPLTGREHILLTNLITDAWTKGRSLDMPQLIQEVQTPPIRKLGVMDLETFFPADDRMGLALRLNGMLASPTFAAWAQGQPLDISSMLFTPEGGPRCAIVSLAHLSDEERQFVVTLLLSRVITWMRQQAGTSSLRAMIYMDEVFGFVPPVKAPPSKQPILTILKQARAFGVGMVLSTQNPVDIDYKAISNAGTWMIGRLQTEQDKDRLLEGMRASSGAVDIDAISDQISGLDKRQFVLHSTRGSAPSVFATRWAISYLSGPMTGPQIAELMADQKAAVAEEEGSPAKRVPAADAAGATSAVAAAAGAETAQAIPAAPPVAEQALGDDESTVVPTVPDEVIQRFLDPAAGWASSVGAVAGGTRLVPYVAVRVRMTFDETKADLDHTEEFEAVLPVTTEPTDTSGMEAVDYDDRDLRPSGPANAVYVIPGAKINTKTWWNTVERTVRDELYRTRTMTVLTNAELKLWSRPGEDREAFEARCDAESEKREDEEAEKLRAKMETKADRLRDAIDRAQDKVTQLEADVSSRTSSELINIGTSILGSFLGGRKSARGVAADVRRAARGRGQTSRTKQRLETAEGEVVEKMDDLRELEDELAAELLDIDHRWMEAADAITEVEVGLEKTDVQVTNVTLVWVPTKR; the protein is encoded by the coding sequence ATGAGCGACATGTACGTAGGGGTCGGCGTCACCGAAGGGGAACGCGCCGATGAGCGCACGATCATCGAGTCGGAGGACCTCACCACCCACGGCGTCATCGTCGGGATGACCGGGTCCGGGAAGACGGGCCTCGGCGTCATCGCCATCGAGGAGGCCCTCCTGGGCGGGATACCGGCCTTGGTGATCGACCCCAAGGGCGACATGGCCAACCTGTGCCTGCGCTTCCCCGACTTCGCCGCCTCGGATTTTGCGCCCTGGGTCGACGAGGGAGAGGCGACGAAGGGCGGACAGTCCATCGAGGAGTTGGCGGCCGCGACCGCCGCCATGTGGCAGGAGGGACTGCGAGGCTCCGGGGTCACCGACGAGCAGGTTCGGACCTACGCCGACGTGCCGATGACGGTGTACACGCCGGGCGCGACGACGGGCGTGGGACTCAACCTGGTCGGGTCGCTCGACGCGCCCGAGGGGGTCGACGCCACCGCCGCCCAGGACGAGATCAGCGATACCGTCAGTGGCCTGCTGGCCCTCGTCGGGATCGAGTCCGACCCGCTGACGGGACGAGAGCACATCCTCCTCACCAACCTGATCACCGATGCGTGGACCAAGGGCCGCTCCTTGGACATGCCGCAGCTGATCCAGGAGGTCCAGACCCCACCCATCCGCAAGCTCGGCGTGATGGACCTGGAGACGTTCTTCCCAGCCGACGACCGGATGGGCCTGGCACTGCGGTTGAACGGCATGCTGGCCTCGCCGACCTTCGCTGCGTGGGCACAGGGCCAGCCGCTCGACATCAGCTCGATGCTCTTCACGCCGGAGGGCGGACCGAGGTGTGCCATCGTGTCCTTGGCGCACCTGTCGGACGAGGAGCGCCAGTTCGTCGTGACCCTCCTGCTCAGCCGGGTGATCACGTGGATGCGACAGCAGGCCGGTACCTCGAGCCTGCGTGCCATGATCTACATGGACGAGGTGTTCGGCTTCGTCCCACCGGTCAAGGCACCGCCGTCCAAGCAGCCCATCCTGACGATCCTCAAGCAGGCCCGAGCGTTCGGGGTCGGGATGGTCCTGTCCACCCAGAACCCCGTGGACATCGACTACAAGGCCATCTCGAACGCCGGGACCTGGATGATCGGGCGGCTGCAGACCGAGCAGGACAAGGACCGGCTCCTCGAGGGGATGCGCGCCTCCTCGGGTGCGGTCGACATCGACGCCATCAGCGACCAGATCTCGGGGCTCGACAAGCGGCAGTTCGTGCTGCACTCGACCCGTGGGTCGGCGCCGTCGGTGTTCGCGACCAGGTGGGCGATCTCCTACCTCAGCGGGCCGATGACCGGACCGCAGATCGCGGAGCTGATGGCTGACCAGAAGGCCGCCGTCGCCGAGGAGGAGGGATCCCCGGCGAAACGGGTCCCTGCAGCCGACGCCGCGGGCGCGACGAGTGCGGTGGCAGCGGCAGCCGGGGCGGAGACCGCCCAGGCCATCCCAGCCGCGCCGCCCGTGGCCGAGCAGGCGCTGGGAGATGACGAGAGCACCGTGGTGCCGACCGTGCCCGACGAGGTGATCCAGCGCTTCCTGGATCCGGCGGCCGGGTGGGCCTCGTCGGTCGGCGCCGTCGCCGGGGGAACGCGACTGGTGCCCTACGTCGCCGTCCGCGTCCGCATGACGTTCGATGAGACCAAGGCCGACCTGGACCACACCGAGGAGTTCGAGGCCGTTCTGCCCGTCACCACCGAGCCGACGGACACCTCCGGCATGGAGGCCGTCGACTACGACGACCGGGACCTGCGGCCATCCGGTCCGGCAAACGCCGTCTACGTCATCCCCGGCGCGAAGATCAACACCAAGACGTGGTGGAACACCGTCGAGCGCACCGTCCGTGACGAGCTGTACCGGACCCGGACGATGACGGTGCTCACCAACGCCGAGCTCAAGCTGTGGTCACGGCCGGGGGAGGACCGGGAGGCCTTCGAGGCGCGGTGTGACGCCGAGTCGGAGAAGCGGGAGGACGAGGAGGCCGAGAAGCTCCGCGCCAAGATGGAGACCAAGGCCGACCGCCTGCGTGACGCCATCGATCGGGCCCAGGACAAGGTCACGCAGTTGGAGGCTGACGTGTCCTCCCGCACGTCGAGTGAGCTGATCAACATCGGGACCTCCATCCTGGGCAGCTTCCTGGGCGGCCGGAAGTCGGCCCGAGGTGTAGCGGCCGACGTCCGCCGCGCCGCACGAGGGCGGGGTCAGACCTCACGCACGAAGCAGCGTCTGGAGACCGCAGAGGGGGAGGTCGTGGAGAAGATGGACGACCTCCGCGAGTTGGAGGACGAGTTGGCCGCCGAGCTGCTCGACATCGACCACCGCTGGATGGAGGCGGCCGACGCCATCACGGAGGTCGAGGTCGGCCTGGAGAAGACCGACGTCCAGGTGACCAACGTCACACTCGTCTGGGTGCCGACCAAGCGCTGA